From the genome of Eublepharis macularius isolate TG4126 chromosome 12, MPM_Emac_v1.0, whole genome shotgun sequence, one region includes:
- the LOC129340434 gene encoding C-type natriuretic peptide 3-like has product MKAVHPFLVLILVPLVSQSPVQSPQVLLQLLEKDLATLLSSNEWDPPSVPQDSFLQLLSRQRPLRDPSSPPSAPSEHAWLHFFKDLMNTQKKFRGRTKKMAPQGCFGIKLDRIGTFSGLGC; this is encoded by the exons ATGAAGGCCGTTCACCCCTTCCTCGTCTTGATCCTCGTGCCACTTGTCTCTCAGAGCCCCGTTCAATCGCCCCAG GTCCTGCTGCAGCTACTGGAGAAGGATCTGGCAACTCTGCTGTCTAGCAATGAGTGGGACCCCCCCTCGGTCCCACAGGACTCCTTTTTGCAGCTCCTAAGCAGGCAGCGCCCCCTCCGGGACCCCTCCAGCCCGCCAAGTGCCCCCTCAGAACATGCCTGGCTCCACTTCTTCAAAGACTTAATGAACACCCAAAAGAAGTTTCGAGGGCGCACCAAGAAAATGGCCCCGCAAGGGTGCTTTGGGATCAAGCTTGACCGGATCGGGACCTTCAGTGGCCTTGGGTGCTAA
- the EPHB4 gene encoding ephrin type-B receptor 4: MELRLLYLWVSLAAAVEESLMNTKLETADLQWTTYPPVDGQWEELSGMDEEQNSVRTFEVCAVHQPNQNNWLRTTFVPRSGATHVYAELRFTVVECFSIPRVTRSCKETFNVFFYEADADVATDTFPAWMENPYVKVDTVAAEHLTRKRAGMEASGKVNVKTLKIGPLSRAGFYLAFQDQGACMALLSVRLFYKKCPSITVNFTVFQETVPRELVMPVAGQCVVNAIKIGSRPLSMYCREDGQWAEQTVTDCACAAGYEPSEENTKCRACAAGSFKPLQGEGSCLPCPSYSNSHLPGSSECSCRIGFFRTRNDPPTKQCTTTPSAPRSIEARINGSVAVLEWSEPLENGGRDDVAYHIICSECLERQSCRLCTRLVYAPRARGIVDRTVTIEGLQPYITYSFQIQAVNGVSDMSHNPPQVESINITTNKDVPQPVSEIQPTAVTPNGMTLAWPSVQPPTGNILDYEVKYYEKGVGGPMFVKTSVNRVTLTGLRRGAVYGVQVRARSEAGYGGFGPERAFQTQGAELGSSMEQLPLIVGTLALGVLLVLAVVVVAVVCLRRQGSSGSREAEYSDKPGQYLIGHGTKVYIDPFTYEDPNEAVREFTKEIDVSYVKIEEVIGAGEFGEVCRGLLKVPGKKEIYVAIKTLKGGYTEKQRREFLSEASIMGQFDHPNIIRLDGVITNSVPVMIITEFMENGALDSFLRSNDGQFTPIQLVGMLRGIASGMRYLSDMSYVHRDLAARNILVNSNLVCKVSDFGLSRFLEENSSDPTYTSSLGGKIPIRWTAPEAIAFRKFTSASDVWSYGIVMWEVMSFGERPYWDMSNQDVINAIEQDYRLPPPTDCPTALHQLMLDCWQKDRNARPRFAQIVNSLDKLIRNPASLKIISRGNGGPSHPLLDQRLPHYSSFGSVGDWLRAIKMGRYEENFATAGFTSFELVSQLSSEDLLRVGVTLAGHQKKILSSIQNMRVQSKAGPSVGTKGGHY; the protein is encoded by the exons AAAGCCTCATGAACACCAAACTGGAAACTGCTGATTTGCAATGGACAACGTACCCACCTGTGGACGGCCAG TGGGAAGAGCTAAGCGGGATGGATGAGGAGCAGAACAGCGTCCGCACCTTTGAGGTGTGCGCTGTCCACCAGCCCAACCAGAACAACTGGCTTCGGACCACCTTCGTCCCCCGCTCGGGCGCCACCCACGTCTACGCAGAACTCCGTTTCACGGTGGTCGAGTGCTTCTCCATCCCCCGGGTCACTCGCTCTTGCAAGGAGACATTTAACGTCTTCTTTTACGAAGCCGACGCTGACGTGGCCACGGACACTTTCCCAGCGTGGATGGAGAACCCGTACGTCAAGGTGGACACTGTGGCAGCAGAGCATCTCACCAGGAAGCGGGCAGGAATGGAGGCCTCGGGGAAGGTGAATGTGAAGACCCTCAAAATCGGGCCTCTCTCCAGGGCTGGTTTCTACTTGGCTTTCCAAGACCAAGGGGCCTGCATGGCCCTCCTCTCCGTTCGCCTCTTCTACAAGAAATGCCCCTCCATCACGGTCAACTTCACTGTGTTCCAAGAGACGGTGCCCAGAGAACTGGTCATGCCTGTGGCTGGTCAGTGCGTGGTCAACGCCATCAAGATCGGCTCCAGACCCCTCAGCATGTACTGCCGGGAGGATGGGCAGTGGGCCGAGCAAACCGTCACCGACTGTGCTTGCGCTGCAGGCTACGAGCCCTCCGAGGAGAACACCAAGTGCAGGG CCTGCGCTGCTGGGTCCTTCAAGCCCTTGCAGGGCGAGGGCTCCTGCTTGCCGTGCCCCTCCTACAGTAATTCTCATCTGCCGGGCTCCAGCGAATGTTCCTGCCGCATTGGCTTCTTCCGGACCCGAAACGATCCTCCGACAAAGCAGTGCACAA CCACCCCATCTGCACCGCGCAGCATTGAGGCCAGGATCAATGGCTCTGTGGCGGTGTTGGAGTGGAGCGAACCCTTGGAGAACGGGGGTCGAGACGACGTGGCTTACCACATCATCTGCTCTGAGTGCCTGGAAAGGCAATCCTGCCGCCTCTGCACCCGTCTGGTTTATGCCCCCAGAGCCAGGGGGATCGTGGACCGCACAGTCACCATAGAGGGGCTTCAGCCGTACATTACGTACTCCTTCCAGATCCAGGCTGTCAACGGCGTCTCTGACATGAGCCACAACCCACCCCAAGTTGAATCCATCAATATTACCACCAATAAAGATG tCCCCCAGCCTGTTTCTGAGATCCAGCCGACAGCTGTCACTCCAAATGGGATGACCCTGGCTTGGCCCTCCGTCCAGCCTCCAACTGGGAACATCTTGGATTACGAAGTCAAGTATTACGAGAAG GGTGTCGGGGGACCCATGTTTGTGAAGACCTCTGTGAACCGAGTGACTTTGACCGGGTTGCGCCGGGGTGCTGTGTACGGTGTTCAAGTCCGAGCCCGTTCGGAAGCTGGATATGGTGGTTTTGGACCTGAAAGGGCCTTCCAGACTCAAGGGGCTG AGTTGGGAAGCAGCATGGAGCAGCTGCCACTCATTGTTGGCACCCTGGCCTTGGGAGTTCTCCTGGTCCTTGCGGTTGTCGTAGTGGCTGTTGTCTGCCTCCG GCGCCAAGGTTCCTCTGGGTCACGGGAGGCAGAATACTCTGACAAGCCTGGGCAGTACCTGATTGGGCACG GCACCAAGGTCTACATTGACCCTTTCACCTACGAGGACCCCAACGAAGCCGTTCGTGAATTCACCAAAGAAATTGATGTCTCTTACGTTAAAATCGAGGAGGTCATTGGTGCGG GTGAGTTTGGAGAGGTCTGCCGTGGCCTTCTGAAAGTGCCTGGGAAGAAAGAAATCTACGTGGCCATCAAGACGCTCAAAGGGGGCTACACGGAGAAGCAGCGCCGCGAATTCCTCAGCGAGGCCAGCATCATGGGGCAGTTCGATCACCCCAACATCATCCGCCTGGACGGCGTCATCACCAACAGCGTCCCGGTCATGATCATCACGGAATTCATGGAGAACGGGGCCCTCGACTCTTTCCTCCGG TCCAACGACGGCCAGTTCACACCTATCCAGCTGGTGGGCATGCTGCGGGGGATTGCGTCGGGCATGCGCTACCTCTCCGACATGAGTTATGTGCACCGGGATTTGGCAGCCCGTAATATCCTGGTCAACAGCAACCTCGTCTGCAAAGTGTCAGACTTCGGACTCTCCCGCTTCCTGGAGGAGAACTCTTCCGACCCCACCTACACCAGTTCCCTG GGTGGGAAGATCCCAATCCGATGGACAGCGCCCGAAGCCATCGCCTTCCGCAAATTCACCTCAGCCAGCGATGTCTGGAGTTACGGCATTGTGatgtgggaagtgatgtcatttggaGAGAGGCCATACTGGGACATGTCCAATCAGGAT GTAATCAATGCCATTGAGCAGGACTACCGGCTGCCCCCTCCGACCGACTGCCCCACTGCGCTGCACCAGCTGATGTTGGACTGCTGGCAGAAGGACCGGAACGCTCGGCCCCGCTTTGCACAAATCGTCAACTCCTTGGACAAGCTGATCCGGAACCCGGCCAGCCTCAAAATCATCTCACGGGGCAACGGAGG GCCATCTCACCCCCTCCTGGACCAGCGCCTGCCCCACTACTCGTCCTTTGGGTCTGTGGGCGACTGGCTTCGGGCCATCAAAATGGGCCGCTACGAAGAGAACTTTGCCACTGCTGGCTTCACCTCCTTTGAACTCGTCAGCCAGCTCTCAAGCGA AGATCTGCTCCGAGTTGGGGTGACGCTGGCTGGCCACCAAAAGAAAATTTTGTCAAGCATTCAAAATATGCGTGTCCAGAGCAAGGCTGGTCCGTCTGTTGGTACCAAAGGAGGACATTACTGA